Proteins from a genomic interval of Equus quagga isolate Etosha38 chromosome 13, UCLA_HA_Equagga_1.0, whole genome shotgun sequence:
- the LOC124249666 gene encoding LOW QUALITY PROTEIN: zinc finger protein 154-like (The sequence of the model RefSeq protein was modified relative to this genomic sequence to represent the inferred CDS: deleted 1 base in 1 codon) produces the protein MAAAARRELAQGSVTFEDVAVYFSWEEWSLLDEAQRCLYQDVMLKNLALITSLDCWHGAEDEETPAEQSISVQGVSQIRTPKAGVSPQNAQPCEMCGPELRDIFHLTEHQETHCWQKLYRMGACEKQLYFSAKLQPQKQHTGEKCFRSNMGRASFVKDYKFCVSGKPFSCEEVVRDIVASSGFLQCQATHTREKSNRRTECGAAFHKGNTQYTSGERTKDFDCKHTLVQHQRVLTREKNYMCSECGKSFSTSYSFSDHWRVHTGERPYECGECGKSFRQSSSLSQHRRVHTGARPHECDECGKSFSNKSNLIKHRRIHTGERPYECSECGKTFSESSALLQHQSVHTGERPYECSECGKFFTYHSSLIKHQRVHSGSRPYECSECGKSFTQNSSLIEHRRVHSGERPYKCSECGKSFSQSSALLQHRRVHTGERPYECSECGKFFTYSSSLLKHQRVHTGSRPYECSQCGKSFTQSSSLIKHRRVHTGERPYECSECGKSFSDSSGLIKHRRVHADKGLMNAVNLGNCLATAPISVITRVFKLEKGFVSI, from the exons ATGGCGGCGGCCGCGCGGAGGGAGCTGGCTCAG GGCAGTGTGACCTTTGAAGATGTGGCCGTGTACTTCTCCTGGGAGGAGTGGAGTCTCCttgatgaggctcagagatgcctgTACCAGGATGTGATGCTGAAGAACTTGGCACTGATAACCTCCCTGG attgTTGGCATGGAGCAGAAGATGAGGAGACACCAGCTGAGCAGAGCATTTCTGTACAAGGAGTGTCACAGATCAGGACTCCCAAGGCAGGTGTGTCTCCCCAGAATGCCCAGCCTTGTGAAATGTGTGGCCCGGAATTGAGAGACATTTTCCACTTGACTGAGCACCAGGAAACACATTGTTGGCAGAAGCTGTACAGGATGGGGGCATGTGAGAAACAGTTGTATTTCAGTGCAAAACTTCAGCCCCAGAAGCAGCACACTGGAGAGAAGTGCTTCAGAAGCAACATGGGCAGAGCCTCATTTGTGAAGGACTACAAATTCTGTGTGTCAGGGAAGCCCTTTTCCTGTGAGGAGGTTGTGAGGGACATCGTGGCTAGCTCAGGATTTCTCCAGTGTCAGGCCACACACACCAGGGAAAAGTCAAATAGGAGAACTGAATGTGGGGCAGCCTTTCATAAGGGAAACACTCAGTACACCTCTGGAGAACGCACAAAAGACTTTGATTGCAAACACACACTTGTTCAGCACCAGAGAGTCCTCACTAGAGAAAAAAACTACATGTGCAGcgaatgtgggaaatcttttagcACGAGCTACAGCTTCAGTGACCATTGGAGAGTTCACACTGGGgaaaggccttatgagtgtgGGGAGTGTGGGAAATCCTTTAGGCAAAGCTCTAGCCTCAGTCAACACCGGAGAGTTCATACAGGAGCAAGGCCTCACGAGTGTGATGAATGTGGAAAATCATTTAGCAACAAATCCAACCTGATTAAACACaggagaattcacactggagaaaggccatATGAgtgtagtgaatgtgggaaaacctttAGTGAAAGCTCTGCACTCCTTCAACACCAGAgtgttcacactggagaaaggccttatgagtgtaGTGAGTGTGGGAAATTCTTTACCTACCACTCCAGTCTCATTAAACACCAGAGAGTTCACTCTGGATCAAGGCCctatgagtgcagtgaatgtggaaaatCCTTTACTCAAAACTCCAGCCTCATTGAGCACCGTAGGGTTCATAGTGGAGAAAGGCCTTAtaaatgcagtgaatgtgggaaatcatTTAGCCAAAGCTCTGCGCTTCTTCAGCATCggagagttcacactggagaaaggccttatgaatgcagtgaatgtgggaagtTCTTTACTTACAGCTCCAGTCTCTTAAAACaccagagagttcacactggatCAAGGCCCTATGAGTGCAGTCAATGTGGGAAATCGTTTACTCAAAGCTCCAGCCTTATTAAACACaggagagttcacactggagaaaggccttatgagtgcagtgaatgtgggaaatcttttagcGACAGCTCTGGTCTCATTAAACATCGAAGAGTTCATGCT GATAAAGGCCTGATGAATGCAGTGAATCTGGGAAATTGTTTAGCCACAGCTCCAATTTCAGTAATCACTAGAGTGTTCAAACTGGAGAAAGGCTTTGTGAGTATTTGA